GGACGCCGACACCTACCGCGAACACGTCAGCGATCTGTTCGACCTCGCGGTGCTGGGCAACCACCACAAGTGGCGCTTCTGGGAGGAGAACCGGGCGCTCTCGGACGCTGCGACCGACTGGCTCGAGAGCGAGGGGCTGGACATCCGCGGCCACGTCTGCCTGTGGTCCGACGTGTCTGCGTGGTCCGTACCGCCCGACGTGGTGCGGGCGATGGGGGTCCAGTGGGAGGAAAACGGCGTCACCGACCCCGACCTCGACCCCGAGTACGTCCGCGAGCGAACGCTGGAACACGTCCCCGCGATCATCGACTACTACGGCGACCGGATCACCGAGTGGGAAGTCGCCAACGAGATCGTCCACAAGCCGGGACTGATCCAGGCGGCCAACGGCGTCGCGGCGACCGACGACGCGACGCTCGACGACGTCGACCTCGTCGAGTCGCCGATCCTCGCCGAGTGGTACGCCGCCGCTCGCGACGCCGCTCCCGAGGGGATGCCACTGGGCGTCAACGACTACAACACGCTCTCGGGGCCGTACGAGTCGACCCGGGACGACTACGAGCGACAGATCGAGTTCCTCGCCGACGCCGAGGCGGGACTGGACTTCGCCGGCCTCCAGTGTCACTTCAATCGTGAGTCGTCGCTGTCGCCGGCGGCGGTGAAGGCCGGACTGGACCGCTACGCCGAGACGGGCGTGCGTCTGCGGATCACCGAGTTCGACATGGCCGACGAGAACTGGGACGAGGCGGACAAGGCGGTCTTCTTCCGGCAGTTCCTCAAGATCGCCTTCAGCCACCCGGCGGTCGACGACTTCCTCGTCTGGGGCATCTACAGCCCCAATCACTGGCGTGACGACGCGCCCTTCTTCGCCGACGGCTGGGAAGAGAAACCCGCACTCGAGGAGTACCGTAGTCTGGTGTTCGACGAGTGGTGGACCGAGGCGTCGGGGCGGACGGACGACGAGGGGACGTTCTCGACGACCGGATTCCAGGGAGCGTACGAAGTCACCGCGACGATAGACGGAACCGAAGTCACCGAGACGGTGACCCTCTCCGACGGCGGCGCGACCGTCGAACTCGCGCCGAGGGAGTAGCCCCCGGTCGATCCGAACCGGAACACCGCTTTACCGTCCCCTCGTTCTCTCGTGATCGTTGGTAGCGATTCGCAATACCTGTCTCGAAAACAAACGTTTTTCAACAGGTATCGGTCTCGTATGAGCCAGATACATGCCAGAAGCCAACGACGGGTCGGGTGAGGCGGAGGGTGCGAACGATGGAGAGAACGGGGCGCTCGCGCGCCGATCGCTGCTGGGGACGCTCGCCGCGGCGGGTATCGCGGGCTGTTCGTCGATCGGCGGTGGCGGTTCGACGCCGACGGACACCGAGACGCCGGAGCCGACGCCGACGGGCACGCCGCATCCGGACGGGACGCCGGCGGACGTGCCGCCGGGGTGGCCGACGGTGCGGGACCCCTACTACGGGGAACTCGCGTCGACGCTCGGGGACCAGGGCCTCCCGGGCGGGGAGTTCTGCTACGGGACCAGCGAGGCGGAAGCGGTGTCGGCGTTC
This DNA window, taken from Halosimplex litoreum, encodes the following:
- a CDS encoding endo-1,4-beta-xylanase, with the protein product MVDDHVRGSESGENPALGRRSLLGALAAAGLAGCPSGGANPTTEAPDGGGGAGGAPATPSGTPATVPSGWPETRDPYYGALASTLGGEMGLPGGEFVYANDEAGASAAFGVGVEAAEATEIEVGDAQPFDSAVRVEVAEETENVWDVTMMGTATDTAVESGDVLLGVVYLRGPESSESESTVQFVAKDEDNLGTNMVRSTPEVQPPAGWTRYYVPIQFDYDAEAGTWRTELFLGYGPQTVDIGGIALVDFGADVAVEDLPSGPADEVRDGGTDGGTADGDWEAAADERIAEHRTSDLTVEVVDADGAAITDAEVEAAMQAHEFGFGTAVSADFLTEESEDADTYREHVSDLFDLAVLGNHHKWRFWEENRALSDAATDWLESEGLDIRGHVCLWSDVSAWSVPPDVVRAMGVQWEENGVTDPDLDPEYVRERTLEHVPAIIDYYGDRITEWEVANEIVHKPGLIQAANGVAATDDATLDDVDLVESPILAEWYAAARDAAPEGMPLGVNDYNTLSGPYESTRDDYERQIEFLADAEAGLDFAGLQCHFNRESSLSPAAVKAGLDRYAETGVRLRITEFDMADENWDEADKAVFFRQFLKIAFSHPAVDDFLVWGIYSPNHWRDDAPFFADGWEEKPALEEYRSLVFDEWWTEASGRTDDEGTFSTTGFQGAYEVTATIDGTEVTETVTLSDGGATVELAPRE